The following coding sequences lie in one Hyalangium gracile genomic window:
- the gspE gene encoding type II secretion system ATPase GspE, translated as MNVTTDATPTAAQPTEAVPPRNDATQVVSNGPAFLSGRPIGEILRVTMGLPEDKLQEALAAQAEKGGRLGEVLVGIKAATEEDVAKALGLQLDLPYLQRIFVEEVDPELVKKVPINFAKQAKIIPLSLQKDDSIAIAVADPLDTAAMDHARMLLGASLDTRIALASTIVDAINSVYDRSINEAEQLVDEMEATDLDSLAHELEEPKDLLDTDDEAPVIRLVNSVLFRAAKERASDIHIEPMDRELMVRFRVDGVLQEIIKPPKRYQNSIVSRVKVMGQLNIAEKRLPQDGRIRIKLAGRDIDIRLSTIPTSHGERIVMRLLDKTSTLLDLSEIGMAQHTLSGMEAVIKRSHGIILVTGPTGSGKTTTLYGALSKINTPDLNILTVEDPVEYQLKGIGQMAINPKIGLTFAQGLRSFLRQDPDVIMVGEIRDKETAEIAIQASLTGHLVFSTVHTNDAAGAVTRLVDMGVEPFLVASSLTAILAQRLVRRVCPDCRVQYTPTDDELKELTHTRASLKERYGVDKIYKAAGCPNCNRSGYRGRTGIYELLLVDDDVRQLVLKNVDASTIKKAAMSKGMRTLLEDGARKVALGETTIAEVLSITQEDI; from the coding sequence ATGAACGTGACGACCGACGCCACCCCCACCGCTGCCCAGCCCACCGAGGCCGTCCCGCCGCGCAACGACGCCACCCAGGTCGTCTCCAACGGCCCGGCCTTCCTGTCCGGCCGCCCGATCGGAGAGATCCTCCGCGTCACCATGGGCCTGCCCGAGGACAAGCTCCAGGAGGCGCTCGCCGCGCAGGCGGAGAAGGGCGGCCGGCTGGGCGAGGTGCTCGTGGGCATCAAGGCCGCGACCGAGGAGGACGTGGCCAAGGCGCTCGGTCTCCAGCTGGATCTGCCCTACCTCCAGCGCATCTTCGTGGAGGAGGTGGACCCGGAGCTGGTGAAGAAGGTCCCCATCAACTTCGCCAAGCAGGCGAAGATCATCCCCCTGTCGCTGCAGAAGGACGACTCCATCGCCATCGCGGTGGCCGACCCGCTGGACACCGCGGCGATGGACCACGCGCGCATGCTGCTGGGCGCCTCGCTGGACACGCGCATCGCGCTGGCCTCCACCATCGTGGACGCCATCAACAGCGTGTATGACCGGTCCATCAACGAGGCCGAGCAGCTCGTGGACGAGATGGAGGCCACGGACCTGGACTCGCTGGCCCATGAGCTGGAGGAGCCCAAGGACCTGCTGGACACGGACGACGAGGCGCCCGTCATCCGGCTGGTGAACTCCGTGCTCTTCCGCGCCGCCAAGGAGCGCGCCAGCGACATCCACATCGAGCCGATGGACCGCGAGCTGATGGTGCGCTTCCGGGTGGACGGCGTCCTCCAGGAGATCATCAAGCCGCCCAAGCGCTACCAGAACTCCATCGTCAGCCGCGTCAAGGTGATGGGGCAGCTGAACATCGCCGAGAAGCGCCTGCCGCAGGACGGCCGCATCCGCATCAAGCTGGCCGGCCGCGACATCGACATCCGTCTGTCCACCATCCCCACCTCGCACGGCGAGCGCATCGTCATGCGTCTGCTGGACAAGACGTCCACGCTGCTGGACCTGTCCGAGATCGGCATGGCCCAGCACACGCTGTCGGGGATGGAAGCGGTCATCAAGCGCTCGCACGGCATCATCCTCGTCACGGGCCCCACCGGCTCCGGCAAGACGACGACGCTCTACGGCGCCCTGTCGAAGATCAACACCCCGGACCTCAACATCCTCACCGTCGAGGACCCGGTGGAGTACCAGCTCAAGGGCATTGGCCAGATGGCCATCAACCCGAAGATCGGGCTGACGTTCGCCCAGGGGCTGCGCTCCTTCCTCCGCCAGGATCCGGACGTCATCATGGTGGGCGAGATCCGCGACAAGGAGACGGCGGAGATCGCCATCCAGGCGTCCCTCACGGGCCACCTGGTGTTCTCCACGGTGCACACCAACGACGCGGCCGGCGCCGTCACCCGTCTGGTGGACATGGGCGTGGAGCCCTTCCTGGTGGCCTCGTCGCTGACGGCCATCCTGGCGCAGCGTCTGGTGCGCCGCGTGTGCCCGGACTGCCGCGTCCAGTACACGCCCACGGACGACGAGCTCAAGGAGCTGACCCACACTCGCGCCTCCCTCAAGGAGCGCTACGGGGTGGACAAGATCTACAAGGCCGCCGGCTGCCCCAACTGCAACCGCTCCGGCTACCGCGGCCGGACGGGCATCTACGAGCTGCTGCTCGTGGACGACGACGTGCGCCAGCTGGTGCTGAAGAACGTGGACGCGTCCACCATCAAGAAGGCCGCCATGAGCAAGGGCATGCGCACGCTGCTGGAGGATGGCGCGCGCAAGGTGGCCCTGGGAGAGACGACCATCGCCGAGGTCCTCAGCATCACTCAGGAGGACATCTAG